From Mycobacteriales bacterium, a single genomic window includes:
- the rsmG gene encoding 16S rRNA (guanine(527)-N(7))-methyltransferase RsmG has protein sequence MTEPPAVAAEIFGPGLPLARRYAGLLVTAGLERGLLGPREADRIWDRHLLNCAVVAEVIPHGVRVVDAGSGAGLPGVALAIARPDLRVVLLDAQERRIAFLQECVDALDLAGAEVYRGRAEEVATRKAVGGADVVTARALAPLDRLAQWCLPLTRIGGRVLAIKGASASDEAQRHHDAICRYGANRVTVRHCGVDRIDPPTTVVEIVRGSPVRRGGRARRGGKRQ, from the coding sequence GTGACCGAGCCACCTGCCGTCGCGGCCGAGATTTTCGGCCCGGGATTGCCGCTCGCCCGCCGGTACGCCGGCCTCCTGGTCACAGCTGGACTCGAACGCGGGCTGCTCGGACCACGTGAAGCCGACCGGATCTGGGACCGGCACCTGCTCAACTGCGCGGTCGTCGCCGAAGTGATCCCGCACGGCGTACGCGTCGTCGACGCCGGCAGCGGTGCCGGCCTACCCGGGGTGGCCCTCGCGATCGCCCGACCCGACCTGCGGGTCGTCCTTCTTGATGCGCAGGAACGGCGGATCGCCTTTCTGCAGGAGTGCGTCGACGCGCTCGATCTCGCCGGGGCCGAGGTCTACCGCGGCCGCGCCGAGGAAGTGGCCACCCGGAAGGCCGTCGGCGGCGCCGATGTCGTGACCGCCCGCGCCCTTGCGCCGCTCGATCGGCTCGCCCAATGGTGTCTTCCGCTGACCCGGATCGGCGGCCGGGTGCTGGCAATCAAAGGCGCCAGCGCGTCGGACGAGGCGCAGCGCCATCACGACGCGATATGCCGGTACGGTGCGAATCGGGTCACGGTGCGGCACTGCGGTGTCGACCGGATCGACCCGCCGACGACCGTGGTGGAGATCGTGCGCGGCAGCCCCGTCAGGCGCGGGGGTCGGGCCCGTCGAGGAGGGAAACGTCAATGA